In one window of Ruminococcus albus AD2013 DNA:
- a CDS encoding helix-turn-helix transcriptional regulator, which translates to MSIKIWGAFNDRTEHESFHINIPGEPCYMLVHFHDPVELLLNGESIITKPHACLIFPPDRPVDYKSLEGGFTNDYVKFTYDDEGLLEKSGLPIYKVFYAEPSQKFVESISRITWWLTDVMIDHSREMADALRCAIDELCLVRVDISPKAKRDNLTVQRLRQIRSEVSSAPGEWSVERMAEAFYMTRSHFSVLYKNHFGVSPREDIQKMTMEMAASLLKESRMSVEEISKKCGYSSSENFIRSFKKIFGTTPLRYRNHHT; encoded by the coding sequence ATGAGCATTAAGATATGGGGAGCTTTCAATGACCGCACGGAGCATGAAAGCTTCCATATAAATATACCCGGTGAGCCATGTTATATGCTGGTGCATTTTCATGACCCTGTGGAACTTCTGCTGAACGGAGAGAGCATCATCACCAAGCCTCACGCCTGTTTGATATTCCCGCCTGACAGACCTGTGGATTACAAGTCATTGGAAGGCGGGTTCACAAACGACTACGTTAAATTCACATACGATGACGAGGGACTTCTTGAAAAAAGCGGACTGCCGATATATAAGGTATTCTACGCTGAACCAAGCCAGAAGTTCGTTGAGAGCATATCACGCATAACATGGTGGCTGACTGATGTTATGATAGATCACAGCCGCGAGATGGCCGATGCCCTGCGGTGTGCGATAGACGAACTGTGTCTTGTACGTGTGGATATAAGCCCGAAAGCAAAGCGGGATAATCTGACTGTACAGCGTTTGCGTCAGATACGGTCAGAGGTAAGTTCAGCCCCGGGAGAATGGTCGGTGGAGCGTATGGCAGAAGCTTTCTACATGACGCGCAGTCATTTCAGCGTGCTTTACAAAAATCACTTCGGGGTATCGCCGAGGGAGGATATACAGAAAATGACCATGGAAATGGCGGCTTCACTACTTAAAGAGAGCCGCATGAGCGTGGAAGAGATATCAAAAAAATGCGGTTACAGCAGCAGTGAGAATTTCATCAGGAGCTTCAAGAAAATATTCGGGACGACACCGCTCAGATACAGAAACCATCATACATAG
- a CDS encoding RNA polymerase sigma factor translates to MLALSKKDVTAKFQKIYDDTYDYIYRYIVSKADTRENAEDMIQNVYLTFYRKMLEGCTILNPKHYLLRIAKNNMADHYSAAAERRSRITVESIDEHFDIPDNDALEELEQTECTTYEEVMGELKKEDITTFNIFMLHFGQGLTLKETASALSMEESTVKTKMYRMLKKLKKSVKEDDGHALFRRSGKVL, encoded by the coding sequence GTGTTGGCTTTGAGCAAAAAAGATGTTACAGCTAAGTTCCAGAAGATCTACGATGACACTTATGACTACATATACCGATACATCGTATCTAAGGCGGACACGCGCGAGAATGCTGAGGATATGATACAAAATGTATACCTTACATTTTACAGAAAAATGCTGGAAGGCTGTACGATACTCAATCCTAAGCACTATCTTCTGCGTATAGCCAAAAACAATATGGCTGACCACTACAGTGCAGCAGCAGAAAGACGGAGCAGGATCACGGTTGAAAGTATCGATGAACATTTCGATATACCTGATAATGATGCTCTGGAAGAGCTGGAACAAACAGAATGCACCACTTATGAAGAGGTGATGGGAGAACTAAAAAAGGAAGACATCACAACGTTCAACATTTTCATGCTTCACTTCGGGCAGGGGCTGACTTTAAAAGAAACCGCATCTGCCCTCAGCATGGAAGAATCCACGGTAAAGACGAAAATGTACCGAATGTTGAAAAAACTAAAAAAATCAGTAAAGGAGGACGATGGCCATGCGTTATTCCGACGTAGCGGAAAAGTATTATAA
- a CDS encoding glycoside hydrolase family 25 protein — protein MENRPDKDKPKSSFRLSDEARAEIDREYMDAPADYSNYIRPRTVVPNNIFNNSNQYHNNIDYNNVDEYNDYPDEYEDASDEYGGFQDGYDDMHDEYEAIPDDIADEFDNYEDIPDGFGDFSEAEITEDEEEAPPKKKKKHWLRRLIISVIVLCFTVMAVDIGILFFTGHLWFNEPRKRDYPIRGPVITEKAGEVQWKRFAQQNIQICYIRATKGISYEDKLFEKNKEGSGQTGLPTGMIHIFDPMLDGEEQAEHFIEVCGGMGGRLRPAVDCDLSFFYSILPSDSKKIAERLRAYADRIEEEYGCTPIIKCDSGFYEDIASAELFDDCPIWYVSEYHKLPKDVRADLWGYSSRVKFSFYENHNFLEMVVLNGGEDDYYKLLIDDASDETE, from the coding sequence ATGGAAAATAGACCTGATAAAGATAAGCCCAAGAGCAGCTTTCGTCTCAGCGATGAGGCGAGAGCTGAAATTGACAGGGAATATATGGATGCTCCTGCGGATTATTCAAATTATATCCGTCCCCGCACAGTCGTGCCAAATAATATTTTCAATAACTCAAATCAGTACCATAATAACATTGACTATAATAACGTTGACGAGTACAATGATTATCCTGATGAGTACGAAGATGCTTCGGATGAATACGGCGGATTTCAAGACGGATACGATGATATGCATGACGAATATGAAGCTATCCCCGATGATATCGCCGATGAGTTTGATAACTATGAAGATATCCCCGATGGATTCGGCGATTTTTCCGAAGCGGAAATAACTGAGGACGAGGAGGAAGCACCTCCCAAAAAGAAGAAAAAGCACTGGCTCAGAAGACTGATAATAAGCGTTATAGTGCTCTGTTTTACGGTCATGGCAGTTGATATCGGAATTCTGTTTTTTACGGGACACCTATGGTTCAACGAACCCCGAAAGCGTGACTACCCTATAAGAGGACCCGTTATCACCGAAAAGGCGGGTGAAGTCCAGTGGAAGCGCTTTGCGCAGCAAAATATCCAGATATGCTATATCCGTGCCACCAAGGGCATTTCTTATGAAGATAAGCTTTTCGAGAAGAATAAAGAAGGTTCGGGACAGACCGGTCTGCCCACGGGTATGATCCACATTTTCGATCCCATGCTTGACGGTGAAGAACAGGCAGAACATTTCATTGAAGTCTGCGGCGGCATGGGCGGACGATTGCGTCCTGCTGTGGATTGCGATCTTAGTTTTTTCTATTCGATACTGCCCTCAGACAGTAAAAAGATCGCCGAAAGACTTCGCGCTTATGCCGACAGGATAGAGGAGGAGTACGGCTGTACCCCGATCATTAAGTGCGACAGCGGTTTCTATGAAGATATAGCAAGTGCAGAACTTTTTGATGATTGCCCTATATGGTACGTCAGCGAATATCATAAGCTGCCCAAGGACGTCCGTGCTGACCTGTGGGGATACAGCAGCCGCGTAAAATTCAGCTTCTATGAGAATCATAATTTCCTCGAAATGGTGGTGCTGAATGGCGGCGAAGATGATTACTACAAACTGCTCATTGATGATGCATCGGACGAAACCGAATAG
- a CDS encoding RrF2 family transcriptional regulator — translation MYITLETDYAVRITSLLCRSESRLDAKTISEQTCVTLRFSLKILRKLVSAGIVKSFKGTQGGYVIAMDPKDITLKMVIEAIEGKYCFSRCLQPDSDCNRGASGKCPFQDAFAEITDVVSEKLESHNFAELNSKYEVSDGK, via the coding sequence ATGTACATAACTCTCGAAACTGATTACGCAGTCAGGATAACGTCCCTGCTGTGCAGATCAGAAAGCAGGCTCGACGCTAAGACTATTTCCGAACAGACCTGCGTTACCCTCAGATTTTCCCTGAAAATACTGCGTAAACTGGTGTCTGCAGGGATAGTCAAGTCCTTCAAAGGTACACAGGGCGGATATGTCATCGCTATGGATCCGAAGGATATCACGCTGAAAATGGTGATAGAGGCTATCGAGGGTAAATACTGCTTTTCAAGATGCCTTCAGCCCGATTCGGACTGTAACAGAGGTGCATCCGGCAAATGTCCATTTCAGGATGCTTTTGCCGAGATAACAGATGTAGTATCCGAAAAGCTTGAAAGTCATAATTTTGCCGAGCTTAACAGCAAGTATGAGGTTTCTGATGGAAAATAG
- the rpoD gene encoding RNA polymerase sigma factor RpoD, producing the protein MTDKSKIMENLMEHGKQTGKLTTKEITDALEKLNFDVEQMDNFYDTCNSLNIEIIDDVVVDDTLDFVNPDDELDQDDVDIALSTDGIAIDDPVKIYLKEIGRVPLLTSEEEIQLAEMMSGDNDREAVKARKRLAEANLRLVVSIAKRYVGRGMSFLDLIQEGNMGLIKAVEKFDYKKGFKFSTYATWWIRQAITRAIADQARTIRIPVHMVETITKVKKVSSQLLHKNGHDPSPEEIAEELDMSVERVREIMRIAQDPVSLETPIGEEEDSHLGDFIPDDDAPAPAEAASLVLLKEQIDQVLSTLTEREEKVLRLRFGLQDGRSRTLEEVGQEFKVTRERIRQIEAKALRKLRHPNRSNKVRDYLD; encoded by the coding sequence ATGACTGACAAGAGCAAGATAATGGAAAACCTGATGGAACACGGCAAGCAGACAGGCAAGCTGACCACCAAGGAGATAACCGACGCACTGGAAAAGCTGAACTTCGATGTTGAGCAGATGGATAATTTCTATGACACCTGCAATAGCCTTAACATCGAGATCATCGACGATGTTGTTGTTGATGATACACTGGATTTCGTCAACCCTGATGACGAACTGGATCAGGACGACGTTGATATCGCCCTTTCCACTGATGGTATAGCCATCGACGACCCCGTTAAGATCTATCTCAAGGAGATAGGAAGAGTGCCACTGCTGACCTCCGAGGAGGAGATACAGCTGGCTGAGATGATGTCCGGCGACAACGACAGGGAAGCTGTAAAGGCGAGAAAGCGTCTGGCAGAAGCTAACCTGCGTCTGGTAGTATCCATCGCCAAGAGATACGTGGGCAGAGGTATGTCCTTCCTCGACCTTATCCAGGAAGGCAACATGGGTCTTATCAAGGCAGTTGAAAAGTTCGACTACAAGAAAGGCTTCAAGTTCTCCACATATGCTACATGGTGGATAAGACAGGCTATCACAAGGGCTATTGCCGATCAGGCAAGAACTATCCGTATCCCCGTGCATATGGTAGAGACCATCACCAAGGTAAAGAAAGTTTCTTCTCAGCTTCTCCATAAGAACGGTCACGATCCGTCACCCGAGGAAATCGCAGAGGAACTGGATATGAGCGTTGAAAGAGTTCGTGAGATAATGAGAATAGCTCAGGATCCCGTATCCCTTGAAACTCCTATCGGTGAGGAGGAAGATTCCCACCTCGGCGACTTTATCCCCGATGATGACGCTCCCGCTCCCGCAGAGGCTGCTTCTCTGGTACTTCTGAAAGAGCAGATAGATCAGGTGCTCTCCACTCTTACCGAACGTGAAGAAAAGGTGCTCAGACTGAGATTCGGTCTCCAGGACGGCAGATCCAGAACATTGGAAGAAGTTGGTCAGGAATTCAAGGTAACCAGAGAGCGTATCCGTCAGATCGAAGCTAAGGCACTGCGTAAGCTCCGTCATCCCAACAGAAGCAACAAGGTCAGGGATTATCTTGACTAA
- the dnaG gene encoding DNA primase yields the protein MDQEFLEKLKYENPINEVMRENGVELKTSGRGYMCKCPFHDDSTASCSVVPSQGFFHCFGCGVSGDVVTFVRKYRSLSFMDAVNYLAQRAGMTVPTWQGNDDKSYKRRMRIYEMNKCAARFFRDQLKTQDGLRCLNYLVHTRKLSADVIKKYGMGFAPKSFTALKSYMLGCGYSEDELVSASLLGRSQTSGRTYDFFMDRAMFPFIDVSGNIVGFGGRTLGEDKRKYLNTGDTTSEEFRRTNDEKKLDGYSKARFVFSLNYAKDVSVKSRELLLCEGNLDVISLYQHGFTNAVASCGTALTPEQVKVMKNYADRVVICYDADDPGQKAALRAVGMLRSGGLGSSVIHMEGAKDPDEYINKFGEDHFRYLVNNAADGFDFELGYYSRGLDLEKRDDKIRFLKMAYTSIAGEPDSTARDTMERQLAEQYNVSFDVVRAAVDDIMMREMDSQRRAKQREEVRQTIVADEEVAANKAVYCERGLIYYICTNADAAQEIGQRISPDEFTDDLNRKILLDISGRIALGDIISVDVVCESLSEEEAERLKRSFAKYKTLNVDRGVAEQYIDSIKEYNKKNAPKQDDGLTEKDYLKMMEELRRKKC from the coding sequence TTGGATCAGGAATTTCTTGAAAAGCTGAAATATGAGAACCCCATCAACGAGGTAATGCGTGAGAACGGCGTTGAGCTGAAAACATCGGGGCGGGGATATATGTGCAAATGCCCCTTTCACGATGACAGCACAGCTTCATGCAGCGTTGTTCCCTCACAGGGGTTTTTCCACTGCTTCGGCTGTGGTGTCAGCGGAGATGTGGTGACCTTTGTAAGAAAGTACAGAAGTCTCAGTTTCATGGACGCTGTCAATTATCTGGCACAGCGTGCGGGAATGACAGTCCCCACATGGCAGGGCAATGACGATAAAAGCTACAAGCGCAGGATGCGCATATACGAAATGAACAAGTGCGCCGCAAGATTTTTCCGTGACCAGCTGAAAACTCAGGACGGTCTCAGGTGCCTGAATTACCTCGTGCATACCCGTAAGCTTTCAGCTGATGTTATAAAAAAGTACGGTATGGGCTTCGCTCCTAAAAGCTTCACTGCACTGAAGTCCTATATGCTGGGCTGTGGTTACAGCGAGGACGAACTTGTCTCCGCATCACTTCTGGGTCGTTCGCAGACATCGGGCAGAACTTACGATTTCTTCATGGACAGAGCGATGTTCCCATTTATCGATGTCAGCGGAAATATAGTCGGATTCGGCGGAAGAACTCTTGGGGAAGATAAACGTAAGTACCTCAACACGGGCGATACCACTTCCGAAGAATTCCGCAGGACTAATGACGAAAAAAAGCTGGACGGCTATTCAAAGGCGAGGTTCGTATTTTCCCTCAATTACGCCAAAGACGTTTCGGTAAAAAGCCGTGAACTTCTTTTGTGCGAGGGCAATCTCGATGTGATATCCCTTTACCAGCACGGATTCACCAATGCGGTGGCATCCTGCGGTACAGCCCTTACCCCCGAACAGGTAAAGGTAATGAAGAATTACGCCGACAGAGTAGTCATATGCTACGATGCCGACGATCCGGGACAGAAGGCAGCACTGCGTGCAGTTGGTATGCTGCGAAGCGGAGGTCTCGGCAGCAGCGTTATCCACATGGAGGGTGCAAAAGACCCAGATGAATATATAAACAAGTTTGGTGAAGACCATTTCAGGTATCTGGTAAATAATGCCGCTGACGGCTTTGATTTTGAACTCGGATACTATTCCCGCGGACTTGATCTTGAAAAGCGGGACGATAAGATACGTTTCCTGAAAATGGCTTATACGTCAATAGCCGGCGAACCCGACAGCACAGCAAGGGATACTATGGAACGTCAGCTGGCTGAACAGTATAACGTTTCTTTCGATGTCGTGAGAGCGGCAGTCGATGATATAATGATGCGCGAGATGGATTCCCAAAGGCGTGCAAAACAGCGCGAAGAAGTCAGACAGACTATCGTTGCCGATGAAGAAGTCGCGGCTAACAAAGCGGTCTACTGCGAGCGTGGACTGATATACTATATCTGCACCAACGCCGATGCTGCACAGGAGATAGGTCAGCGTATCTCCCCCGATGAATTCACCGATGACCTTAACAGGAAGATACTTCTCGATATCTCGGGCAGGATAGCCCTTGGCGATATCATTTCGGTAGATGTGGTCTGTGAATCGCTTTCGGAAGAAGAAGCCGAAAGGCTGAAACGTTCCTTTGCGAAGTATAAGACCCTCAATGTTGACAGAGGTGTGGCGGAACAGTATATTGACTCCATAAAGGAGTATAATAAGAAAAACGCACCAAAGCAGGACGATGGTCTGACTGAAAAGGACTATTTGAAAATGATGGAGGAACTGCGCAGAAAAAAATGCTGA